Proteins encoded in a region of the Campylobacter concisus genome:
- a CDS encoding PepSY-associated TM helix domain-containing protein translates to MHTYLSILFFIPLAVVCFSGAILVYKDELNSLLAPNVVNVKLNKENLSKRISFDELRNIIASKFGDYEMVGVNIDANPKKCDKIWLIEHNDSQKEWKFIYFDAFSGKIKSEPLAHDEGFFGVLTELHESLFLEKSGHVILTLTAIFTFFICISGFVIYRKFWLTLLRLRVNRLNIFMSDIHKMIGIFSTPILLLICISGFWWEFQMARIPEFKNDFVIDTKIYNKNLSLDELVARSKNDLAGFEPHFISLPFMQGANIRLFGYVKDQNFLHNEYSSILTYDKNSGELVSILDIKNANLSEEILSAFRKSHFGNYNQFTKFIWFLVGVSPLILSISGLYLWVKRNFKRRKNEKIFN, encoded by the coding sequence TTGCACACTTATTTATCTATATTATTTTTCATTCCACTTGCAGTAGTTTGTTTTAGCGGTGCGATCCTCGTTTATAAAGATGAGCTAAACAGCCTTCTTGCTCCAAATGTCGTAAATGTAAAATTAAACAAAGAAAATTTAAGCAAAAGGATCAGCTTTGATGAGCTAAGAAATATCATCGCAAGCAAGTTTGGCGACTACGAGATGGTTGGTGTAAATATCGATGCAAACCCTAAAAAGTGTGACAAAATTTGGTTAATCGAGCACAATGACAGCCAAAAAGAGTGGAAATTTATCTATTTTGACGCTTTTAGCGGTAAGATAAAGAGCGAGCCACTCGCACATGATGAGGGATTTTTTGGAGTTTTAACTGAGCTTCATGAGTCGCTATTTCTAGAAAAGAGCGGTCACGTTATCCTTACTTTAACCGCTATTTTCACGTTTTTTATCTGCATAAGTGGTTTCGTGATTTATAGAAAATTTTGGCTGACACTACTTAGGCTTCGTGTAAATAGGCTAAATATTTTTATGAGCGACATTCATAAAATGATAGGAATTTTTTCTACGCCTATTTTACTGCTTATTTGCATAAGTGGTTTTTGGTGGGAATTTCAGATGGCACGCATACCAGAGTTTAAAAATGACTTCGTTATAGATACAAAAATTTATAACAAAAACCTATCTCTTGACGAGCTGGTGGCTCGCTCAAAAAATGATCTTGCTGGCTTTGAGCCACACTTCATCTCACTGCCTTTTATGCAAGGAGCAAATATACGCCTTTTTGGCTACGTAAAAGATCAAAATTTCTTGCATAACGAATATTCAAGCATATTAACTTACGATAAAAATAGCGGCGAACTAGTAAGCATTTTGGACATAAAAAATGCAAATCTAAGCGAAGAAATTCTCTCAGCATTTAGAAAATCGCACTTTGGCAACTACAACCAATTCACAAAATTTATCTGGTTTTTGGTTGGTGTTTCACCGCTTATTTTAAGTATCTCAGGACTTTATTTGTGGGTTAAAAGAAATTTTAAAAGGAGAAAAAATGAAAAAATTTTTAATTAG
- a CDS encoding tetratricopeptide repeat protein, which translates to MKKSILFLVFALLSLNANWDINMQECINKSNAKACESFTKKLSSECENKDKISCFIYADMLGRGLGAEKDTQKSFEIFKSLCDNGSSEACYELATKYLQGNGTEQSFDLSANALDKACKMGSKRACNVLELVPKN; encoded by the coding sequence ATGAAAAAATCCATTTTGTTTTTAGTATTTGCTCTTCTATCTTTGAATGCAAACTGGGATATAAATATGCAAGAGTGTATTAATAAAAGTAACGCTAAAGCTTGCGAGAGCTTTACAAAAAAGCTTTCAAGTGAGTGTGAGAATAAAGATAAAATTTCTTGCTTTATCTATGCAGATATGCTAGGACGCGGCCTTGGCGCAGAAAAAGATACACAAAAATCTTTTGAGATATTTAAATCGCTTTGTGATAATGGTAGTAGTGAGGCTTGCTATGAGCTAGCGACAAAGTATCTTCAAGGAAATGGTACTGAGCAAAGCTTTGATCTTTCTGCAAATGCTCTTGATAAAGCTTGCAAGATGGGCAGTAAACGAGCTTGCAATGTATTAGAGCTTGTGCCTAAAAATTAG